The following coding sequences are from one Cryomorphaceae bacterium 1068 window:
- the msrA gene encoding peptide-methionine (S)-S-oxide reductase MsrA, protein MSSSQESRKLQEATFGAGCFWCVEAVFQELRGVTQVYPGYSGGDIKNPAYREVCNGITGHAEVARITFDPNEIAFTDLLRVFFQSHDPTILNRQGADVGTQYRSVIFYHDEYQRDLAERAKATMDSSDLYANQVVTAIEPLTNFYRAEEDHHNYYMKNTSAPYCQAVVKPKVERFRKQFDDLRKQELKH, encoded by the coding sequence ATGTCATCAAGCCAAGAGAGTCGTAAATTACAGGAAGCCACCTTTGGTGCAGGCTGCTTTTGGTGTGTTGAGGCAGTATTCCAAGAGTTGCGAGGCGTGACTCAAGTATATCCCGGATACAGCGGTGGCGACATAAAGAATCCTGCGTATCGTGAAGTTTGTAATGGAATCACGGGACACGCTGAAGTGGCGAGAATCACATTCGACCCTAATGAGATTGCATTCACCGACTTACTGCGTGTTTTCTTTCAATCACATGATCCCACTATACTCAATCGTCAAGGAGCTGACGTAGGTACACAGTACAGAAGTGTGATTTTTTACCACGACGAATATCAGAGAGATCTGGCTGAGCGGGCCAAAGCAACAATGGATTCTAGCGATTTGTATGCAAATCAAGTAGTGACGGCTATTGAGCCGCTGACGAATTTTTATAGAGCAGAAGAAGATCACCACAACTACTATATGAAAAACACCAGCGCTCCATACTGCCAGGCAGTAGTAAAGCCTAAAGTAGAAAGATTCAGAAAACAGTTTGACGACCTCCGAAAGCAAGAACTCAAGCATTAG